The genomic window attctacctcttactacctgtgtgatctttacctctttgtgtctcagttttcttacatataaaatgaaggtgttaaaATATGCTGGATAATCTCAGCAGctccttctaactccaaatttatGATTCCACAAGCCTGtgcaaaagaaaaggaaggtagTGAAGGAGACAAAGGAGGTCTAATCTTCCAGAAGAAGTCAAAAAAAATGTGATATCTAGGAACAAAGGGGAAGTATTCAGAGAGAATGTTTGATTAACCATGTCAGATGTTGTAGGTAGATCACagaaaatgagaattgagaaaagagtattggatttgacAATTCTTACATTAGATATGATTTTTGTTTCTGTGAGAAGttataaaagaaagtgaaaggaataGAAATCAAATTGCAAGGTGTTAAGACCATAGGTTGTAAGGCATATCTGAGATAAGCTTATTTTTTAGATAATTAGGTGATTGAAGACAGGAGAGATGtgaaatgaaagcagaaaaaatgagaaaagacttttgaaataTCCAAGCATACAGTGGGACAGAATTAATGGAAAGAGATAGATTGAAGGCATTATAGGAATGAAAGAGCACTTCGTTAGCCAGAGAGAAGGCAAGGAGATAGgagtacttttctttttaatttttgagggATTAGTTTTGGCAAAAAATAgactttttttccttgaaaaatagTGAGGAAGCAGGTGAGAACAGATGTTAATACTGGGAAGTTTTAAGAAGTAGAGCAGGGAAATTAAGAGATATTTCAGTTGAATCACCTAGATTTCAATGAAGTAAAAGGCTTGCTCATTTAGGCAAACTAAAATGTTAGCAATAAGGGGAAGGGGATTGCTCAGTAGACAGAAAATTAGTCAGTAGAGGAAGTCATAGAATTAAATGAATCCAGAGTACGCCTCTCTGTATTTGATGTTATATTGATACAAGATAAGTAACTAAAAGTATACAACTTGTATGGATATTGATTTAACATTTGTTATCTGTCTTGTTTCAGAATCAGTGCTGCTGATGTTGACTTACAGTGGAATTTTTCTCAGACTCCCACTGAGCATGTATTTCCTGTTCCCAACGTTTCTCACAATGTGGCCTTGAAAGTCAGCGTTCAGTCCTTGCCTCGACAATCCAGTTACCCAGTTTTGACCTGTAGTATTCATACTAACATTGAATTTTATGAAAAGAGGATTCAAGAACATGAACTGAAAACTCATCAACGTTGTAATTCCAAGGAAGTAGAGCAGTGCAATATGCACATTTCACATCTGTGTAGCAAACAAACTTGGACCATAGTACCTGAAGGTTTGTTATGTGCAAAAAAATCCGTAACTCCAGAATTTAACACAACTGTCAAAAACTTCAAACTATATCCAGGTGTTGATTCTGATCTTGGGACCTGTCAGTCAAATGTGCAGTGTTTTAATGCTACAGGAGATGCAAAATCATTCGAAACATCAGGGAGAACTTTAAAATCGTTGTCCTGGGGTGATCCCAATGTTTGTAGTAATCATAGTTCTCGGCAGCCTTCAAGAGAAACCAATCCTTTAATAGGGTCTTTAATTCAGGATCGACAAGAAGTTATTGCAAGGATTGCTCAGCATTTGATTGACTGTGATCCAACCACTTCACATGCTTCTGGGCGTCCATTCAGCATGCAAGATTCCAGTTCATTTAACTCAAAAATTTTCCGGAGttcatatgaaaatgaaaatttattaaagaaaaataaggaaaacagcTCTTTTTCCTTTGTTAGCTCAGAATATATATCCTCAGAAAACAGTGGTGAGGGGAAAACAAGGCTAAAACCAGAAAACTCTCACCGTGATTCTTATGTTTCCAGTAACATTTATTCTCGGCCATCCATTGGTGAGACTAATCCTTTGATAGATTCCCTACTTCAAGAACGACAAGAAGTTATTGCAAGGATTGCCCAGCACTTGATTCATTGTGACTCGTCTGTATCACATATCCCTAGACGTTCATTCAACATGAATGACTCAAATTCTATTCATTCAAAAATTTTTCGGAGTTCATATGAAGACAAAACTTTGctgaagaaaagcatggaaaactccatttccttctctaataaaGATTTGTCCTTGTCAGGAGACAATAGTGAAGGCAAAAGTATAATAATTACTGATAAATCTTGTAGTTCTTTTAAATGCAGTGAATTAAAGACACCGTTGAAAACTCAAATCATAAGAAATGTACGTCAGGAAGATCCTAGTGAAACTGTCCAAAGCacatttcaaaaaatacaaaataaacctacaaatGTGTTGTCTTGCTTAAATGCATCTTAtggcaaagaaattaaattagaatCACCAGGCAGGTTGGAAAACAGATGTCAATTTAAAGATCAAGAAATTAGTAATGGAATTGATAAACAATATTCAAATTCTAGCAATATTGATGAACAGATATACAAAAATCAACAtaaggaaaaaacaataaaaagtgaGACTAGTAATCCAGATTCTTTTCACAGCCACCAATTAGATAATTCAAAGACACTTGACAGTTCAGTAAAATCTCTTATGTTGCCAGCATCTGATCATCTGCATGAATATGAGCTCAAGTGCCCAAACAAAGACCCTAAAACCTCCAAGACTTGTAAACAAAATACTCAACTTGTTAGCATAGAAAACTATCAGGAAAAGGACACTGAGACTTTCAAATGTAAAAGTAAGCCAGGCCAATTCAAAACAGAACAGGATGAGAATGAGGATCCAGTTGATGAAGAATCTCAAAACTGTTCTCagagaaaaatcagagaagaCTGCTCCTTTAGGTGTGAACAACTGAAAAATACAGAAGTGTTGGTAGGTAATAACTTGGATTTCAAACCTAATTCTTAAATCTGATTGTTTTTGTTTAAAACACCGTACCATAACATATAGTAGCTAGAGAACTGGTCCTCAGAgttagaaaaatctgaattcaaatccgaccTCTGATGTACCCAGgcatgtgacattggacaagtcaacTAGTCTCCTAATACCTGGACCACCAGAGCAGGTGCTGTACTGCATTGACAAGAGGGCCTCACTGCGAGTTCCATATCATGATGAAATCACATGTCCtatcaaaaagaataaaaaacaaacataaaaagtgtgattttaaattttctttttaccaTATATATAGAATCTAGTAATAGTCACAAGTAGTCGTTTCATAAATAGTCTTTTCCCTCAGACAGATAACTTATTTGGGTGAACAGTAGGGACCAGGTCAAGGAGTAAAACTGGTTTAAAAAATCATGTGAACTGCTGCATTTCTAAAAATATCTTTTGCAAGATAATGACATTCATAATTTCTAGGAGGTATATTATGCAGTTCCTTTCCTGTCAGAACCTCAGATGTTCTTCCATGTGGTCTGTGCTTTCAGAATGTCATCCATATGGATTCTCTGTACAAAATCATCAGGTGTTTTATTTCATGTTGTTCTGTgatgctgttgttgctgctgttcatTAGAATCCAGGACTGTTAAATGAGCACGAATAGTGCCCAGAAGGGAAACTCAACTTAGCGCGTTAGCTGCTGACTCTAGTGGAATTCTGTGTGTCCATTTAGATGGGCAAGCCAGACCAAAGCTATTGATATGTTTCagttttatattctttccttcttgatCTAACATCATCATAGACATGTCAGAATTAGTCTGTATTTAAAAGCTATGTCCATCtcaaatttccttcctttcagagGTGTTTACAAAGCAAACCTTCATCTTCAAAAAAACGTAAACAACAACAGATTCCCCCAATGACTTAGCTGTTTCTTTACTGTTCTTATCCTGAACTgagtgcctttttttaaaaaaaataggactcTTATGTCTCCTGCCTgtcttctaaaatatatttttgtcataTAGGGAGAGGATCCTGAACCTCTAAAATCTGTCTTTTTCATTATGTCCCTGTCTTGTAAAACTATGATTGTCACAAATCCAACCTTAGCCTCAAATTTGccacttttaaaatatctttatccATAAAGACCACTCTTTGAACCTGGTAGTTAGGGCTTCACTTGTGATAGATTCAAGTGTCCAAGAAATTTTATGTGTATTGACACAGGAACTTTCTGGTTCTCCAACAGCTCCATCCTCTAATgattaaatgataaaaaaatttttttgtaaaacaaaatGTCATCTAAGTGTCtagtagagaaagaggaagaggagaagatagTCATAGTCGTATACTTTGGTGGTGACTCTTTTTACATTATACTTGTGAATCTGCCTTTTTAAGGTCAAATATTTTGTAAAGTCATTTTATAATTACTTTATTCAAATTGTTTAGGAATTTCTTCATTCTGTTTCTAAAAATAATGATTAGAGTTTTCTCTAAGATGATTCAGGAGCTTCTACTTTAAATGGCAAAAAGACATTTTTGAAATCCTGTAAATAACCGTTCATGTAATATTGAGAAAATGCAGATTTACTGCCTAGGACCAGACTTCAACTAAAATGAGTCTTGAAACTGAGGTTTTTGACATGATATTCTTTCCTGACAGAGAACTATATCAGTGAAGCATTCAAGTGTTTGGCGAAAACGTAATTTTCATTCATTAGATGGAACCTCAACCAAAGCCTTCCATCCTCAAACTGGATTACCTCTTCTTTCAAGTCCTGTAAGTACTGTAGCTTGTTATTCAGTATGTAAACCAGATAACTTTAACTTTATCTAAATGTTCCCTTAtactttgtcatttgtaaaatgctactTCTTTTCAGTACAGACCATATCTAACTGaagtaattaaaaattaaattctgtATGGAAGTAGAACATTTTAGG from Notamacropus eugenii isolate mMacEug1 chromosome 1, mMacEug1.pri_v2, whole genome shotgun sequence includes these protein-coding regions:
- the ATOSA gene encoding atos homolog protein A; this encodes MKPDRDTLDEYFEYDAEEFLVSLALLITEGRTPECSVKGRTESFHCPPAQSSYPVKAKHECSDKLAQCRQARRTRSEVMLLWKNNLPVMVEVMLLPDCCYSDDGPNTEGNDLNDPAIKQDALLLERWILEPVPRQNGDRFIEEKTLLLAVRSFVFFSQLSAWLSVSHGAIPRNILYRISAADVDLQWNFSQTPTEHVFPVPNVSHNVALKVSVQSLPRQSSYPVLTCSIHTNIEFYEKRIQEHELKTHQRCNSKEVEQCNMHISHLCSKQTWTIVPEGLLCAKKSVTPEFNTTVKNFKLYPGVDSDLGTCQSNVQCFNATGDAKSFETSGRTLKSLSWGDPNVCSNHSSRQPSRETNPLIGSLIQDRQEVIARIAQHLIDCDPTTSHASGRPFSMQDSSSFNSKIFRSSYENENLLKKNKENSSFSFVSSEYISSENSGEGKTRLKPENSHRDSYVSSNIYSRPSIGETNPLIDSLLQERQEVIARIAQHLIHCDSSVSHIPRRSFNMNDSNSIHSKIFRSSYEDKTLLKKSMENSISFSNKDLSLSGDNSEGKSIIITDKSCSSFKCSELKTPLKTQIIRNVRQEDPSETVQSTFQKIQNKPTNVLSCLNASYGKEIKLESPGRLENRCQFKDQEISNGIDKQYSNSSNIDEQIYKNQHKEKTIKSETSNPDSFHSHQLDNSKTLDSSVKSLMLPASDHLHEYELKCPNKDPKTSKTCKQNTQLVSIENYQEKDTETFKCKSKPGQFKTEQDENEDPVDEESQNCSQRKIREDCSFRCEQLKNTEVLRTISVKHSSVWRKRNFHSLDGTSTKAFHPQTGLPLLSSPVPQRKTQSGCFDLDTSLLHLKNLSSKSPQQCLNVEGDPDIHGKPFLSSSAPPITSLSLLGNFEESVLNYRLDPLGIVDGFTAEVGASGIFCPTHMTLPVEVSFYSVSDDNAPSPYMGVITLESLGKRGYRVPPSGTIQVTLFNPNKTVVKMFVVIYDLRDMPANHQTFLRQRTFSIPAKKDMKRSVNKENIRHNEEKLLRYLIHLRFQSSKSGKIYLHRDVRLLFSRKSMEVDSGAAYELKSYTESPTNPQFSPRC